A region from the Andrena cerasifolii isolate SP2316 chromosome 9, iyAndCera1_principal, whole genome shotgun sequence genome encodes:
- the LOC143373077 gene encoding histone lysine acetyltransferase CREBBP isoform X2, which produces MAEHMVDGPPNKRPKLGDFPGTSDSAVGMAPLMMHHAYTNYGGGGSGNMQQMQGPPQQLHLQQHQLQPHWNNHTVQKRNYITNTDMYDLENDLPDDLLQSASWGSATESAKPPATGPGPGQQNGDEMRHVHQQQQQLPQHIIQQQGNKNMVTNSLAMAAGTLGNKSPNMQSPPNVSVSKVVDPQMVVSLGNLPSSIASSLANNQMSIANSMGSLQSSMSMAGSNPTMSMPGGMNTGIVMTSSASGNNSMGGMAGGSLIVTNSLNKQPLNTVTMMGPNTQGIHHPSVASHHGVAQIPNGPGIMNTRAVAMQQQQQAHLVGPARGQSPHQQVHQVGIVGPGQGGPRMQAPPNMANMPNMGQIGASSPYGYASPGSGQGPGVTVCTNSPVGVVAPQQKGVGTSMTAMQAAGRFGGTTGPIGSATVVGGQEGGMAQQAQPPTPSPAQPQSGAPSGGQPGPQQATQGQIPGAGAPTGATKSTADPEKRKLIQQQLVLLLHAHKCQRRESQANGDVWQCTLPDCKTMKNVLTHMTACQAGKHCTVPHCSSSRQIISHWKHCNRNDCPVCLPLKQANKNKTTNAAAASTTQPNSQPNPSPTDVRRAYDALGIQCPTTTPGLVPGQCVTRRIPAPGMQGAPGTIGNVRLTQPQAQAAPGQSVVGAGQQVVAPNVSLPLNSDPNTVGVAGNQAAPTSGPTPAAAAAAANMQQLFGLNDSGQLTVPGENRLTSLQLPAGLQPGQVTATPVQGTKDWHQSVTPDLRNHLVHKLVQAIFPTPDPQAMLDKRMHNLVAYARKVEGDMYEMANSRSEYYHLLAEKIYKIQKELEEKRQKRKEQQQQQLQAQQQQQQQPQPSGPSGPSLRPCAPPSVGVVPPSRPVGTVTPSLRSHSPSMGPLGTIPSIGIPHNRMQFPQQQPAQQQQQVQVQAQTKVQAQAQAQAQAQAQAQVQQQMQQQQQHQQQQQQQQQGILVGPPGPSPNGQSTSTPNVVPNPGLSPFGQPQMPQANLTTTTTSATTSQFPTSNGTSGLPNSSPVQNQHQFPDLMKVRLAQAQVAIAHQHQQQQSQSQPQQPSSTSNQSATTTSLPQAPSPFNSMQQNSQQNQQFNNSRPLSVSTPNDNGISTSTPQTIPPPASSGPSPGPATTTNGPQSTTSTPNTPLVPSLMTPNQTVSSANQTPPHPGTTPSPAGLASLGKGMTSQERAALNAPRTSSMSSQMAAITAALDRDNSPSPPMNNNKGKLDSIKEESMKMEIKQEDGSENHRMDGGKSVNSDESMKTEIKTEPMEEGSGEGIVKEECSGIKEEPVTPMSSQDTTTPDIKPLVPEPIQPSGTSTDKKRLCLFKPDELRQALMPTLEKLYRQDPESIPFRQPVDPQALGIPDYFEIVKKPMDLSTIKRKLDTGQYSDPWEYVDDVWIMFDNAWLYNRKTSRVYRYCTKLSEVFEQEIDPVMQALGYCCGRKYTFNPQVLCCYGKQLCTIPRDAKYYSYQNSLKAYGLVSDRYTFCQKCFNDIPGDTVTLGDDPTQPQTAIKKEQFQLMKNDHLELELFVVCTDCGRKVHQICVLHMESIWPLGFTCDNCLKKKGQKRKENKFNAKRLTVTKLGTYIETRVNNFLKKKEAGAGEVAIRVVASSDKVVEVKPGMRSRFVENGDMSGEFPYRAKALFAFEEVDGTDVCFFGMHVQEYGSECTPPNTRRVYIAYLDSVHFFRPKQFRTAVYHEILLGYLDYAKQLGYTMAHIWACPPSEGDDYIFHCHPQEQKIPKPKRLQEWYKKMLDKGMVERIVLDYKDILKQAMEDKLSSAADLPYFEGDFWPNVLEESIKELDQEEEEKRKQAEAAEAAAANAIFSLSEDSETGPDGKKKGQKKAKKSNKSKANQRKNSKKSNTPQTGNDLSAKIFATMEKHKEVFFVIRLHSAQSAASLAPIQDPDPVINCDLMDGRDAFLTMARERHYEFSSLRRAKFSSMSMLYELHNQGQDKFVYTCNNCKSHVETRYHCTVCDDFDLCISCKEKDGHPHHMEKLGLDLDDGSSPADAKQANPQEARKLSIQRCIQSLVHACQCRDANCRLSSCQKMKRVVTHTKICKRKTNGGCPICKQLIALCCYHAKHCQETKCLVPFCSNIKHKLKQQQLQQRLQQAQLLRRRMAVMNTRPTGAVGAIQSGQQTSNVTMTTGVAMKPGTSPTNLPSPHQPGIGLKPGTQTPPAHVLQVVKQVQEEAARQQAPHVGYGKVTPGGGVGVGVGVGGQTGGVMPPPQMQRPMPVQMPNPGGTHLIPMDQWTPRYQPAVMQQNPGLRQQTPQQLMQQQQQHPGQQVMAMGGQMPRQPGVIGGPVSQVGPQTQSNMHKHVLQQLMQTLKNPHTPEQQNQILQILKSNPPIMAAFIKQRALALQQQSGQYGGGVGGPLGPNQPQQQPGLQHMMSQQQQQQQAQQQQQQHQQQQQQAQQQQQQQQQAQQQQQQQQHQQQQQGRMQIQAMLNQQQQQQAQQQQQQQQQPVQQQPQWYKQQMLVMQRQQQAQQQQQQQQQQQQQQQQQQQQPFTQPPAPPYGQQRPIRPSLLGKNHLILDNKTRFVEPHGGSWSNVCHDSAYSSSGYGGFSEQGYGQPGLKPTPPPVPSPQGVMGPPGISVQQQLMQSVRSPPPIRSPQPNPSPRPVPSPRNQPVPSPRSGPVPSPHHHPPHGTPTHSPAHELGGPSEMMLSQLSGGTGAPTGHPGAMPHHPSPAPPPTSGTDSSEVTPMTPQDQLSKFVEGL; this is translated from the exons ATGGCCGAACACATGGTGGACGGCCCGCCGAACAAGCGGCCGAAGCTCGGAGACTTCCCGGGGACATCGGACTCCGCGG tgGGTATGGCGCCTCTAATGATGCACCATGCTTATACAAACTACGGGGGAGGTGGCAGTGGTAACATGCAACAAATGCAGGGCCCGCCACAACAGCTACATCTGCAACAGCATCAGCTGCAGCCACATTGGAACAACCATACCGTCCAGAAAAGaa ATTACATAACAAACACAGATATGTATGATCTTGAAAATGATCTACCCGACGATCTGTTGCAATCGGCGTCTTGGGGTTCAGCAACAGAGAGTGCTAAGCCACCGGCAACGGGCCCAGGTCCAGGGCAGCAAAACGGTGATGAAATGCGACACGTAcatcagcaacagcaacaacttCCGCAGCACATAATACAGCAACAA GGCAACAAGAATATGGTTACTAATTCTTTAGCGATGGCAGCTGGAACGTTGGGTAACAAAAGTCCGAATATGCAGTCCCCACCGAATGTCTCTGTCTCTAAAGTAGTCGATCCGCAAATGGTTGTCAGTCTGGGAAATTTACCAAGTAGCATAGCCAGCTCTTTGGCCAACAATCAAATGTCCATCGCAAATTCTATGGGTAGCCTTCAATCGTCGATGAGCATGGCCGGCAGTAATCCTACCATGTCGATGCCAGGCGGAATGAATACTGGTATAGTTATGACCAGCAGCGCTAGTGGGAATAATAGTATGGGTGGCATGGCGGGTGGAAGTTTAATTGTGACCAACAGCTTGAACAAACAACCTTTAAATACT GTAACCATGATGGGGCCTAATACTCAAGGAATTCATCATCCAAGCGTTGCGTCTCATCATGGCGTTGCTCAAATACCAAATGGACCTGGGATAATGAACACCAGAGCTGTAGCgatgcagcagcaacaacaagcTCATTTGGTTGGTCCAGCGAGGGGTCAAAGTCCGCATCAGCAAGTACATCAAGTCGGTATCGTTGGTCCTGGTCAAGGCGGCCCACGAATGCAAGCTCCTCCTAACATGGCGAATATGCCGAACATGGGGCAAATTGGTGCATCCAGCCCTTATGGCTATG CGTCTCCAGGCAGTGGACAAGGGCCTGGTGTTACCGTGTGTACTAATAGTCCTGTCGGAGTTGTTGCGCCCCAGCAGAAAGGAGTGGGAACAAGTATGACCGCCATGCAAGCTGCTGGTAGATTCGGAGGAACAACAGGTCCTATTGGGTCCGCAACCGTCGTGGGTGGTCAGGAGGGTGGTATGGCGCAACAAGCTCAACCACCCACGCCAAGTCCAGCTCAACCTCAGTCCGGTGCACCAAGCGGAGGGCAACCAGGTCCGCAGCAAGCTACTCAGGGTCAGATACCCGGTGCCGGTGCTCCGACTG GTGCTACGAAATCAACTGCAGATCCAGAAAAACGTAAACTCATTCAACAGCAACTAGTTCTGTTGCTTCACGCGCATAAATGTCAACGACGCGAGAGCCAAGCGAACGGCGACGTCTGGCAGTGCACACTGCCCGATTGTAAGACCATGAAAAACGTTCTGACCCATATGACTGCTTGTCAGGCAGGGAAACATTGCACGGTGCCGCACTGTAGCTCCTCCAGACAGATCATTAGCCATTGGAAGCACTGTAATCGAAACGATTGCCCTGTCTGTTTACCCttgaaacaagcgaacaagaaCAAAACCACAAATGCTGCCGCAGCATCCACCACGCAACCAAATAGTCAACCAAATCCGAGTCCAACCGATGTGAGAAGAGCATACGACGCTCTGGGTATTCAGTGTCCTACAACAACACCTGGTTTGGTGCCTGGCCAGTGCGTTACCAGAAGAATCCCAGCGCCGGGGATGCAGGGAGCGCCTGGCACAATAGGAAACGTCAGGCTAACTCAGCCTCAAGCTCAGGCGGCTCCCGGTCAGTCGGTGGTCGGCGCCGGTCAGCAAGTGGTCGCCCCGAACGTATCTCTTCCTTTAAATTCCGATCCCAATACAGTCGGCGTGGCGGGCAATCAGGCCGCGCCTACCAGTGGACCCACGCCCGCTGCAGCGGCGGCTGCCGCGAATATGCAGCAATTGTTCGGTCTGAACGATTCAGGACAGCTCACTGTCCCCGGCGAAAACAGGCTAACGAGCCTTCAACTTCCAGCCGGACTTCAGCCAGGGCAAGTAACAGCGACACCAGTGCAGGGAACAAAGGACTGGCATCAGTCTGTAACTCCGGATCTTAGAAATCACCTTGTTCACAAATTGGTTCAAGCGATATTTCCAACTCCAGACCCGCAGGCTATGCTGGACAAACGGATGCATAACCTGGTTGCGTATGCGCGGAAAGTTGAAGGGGACATGTACGAAATGGCCAATTCGAGATCGGAATATTACCACTTACTTGCCGAGAAGATCTACAAGATTCAGAAAGAATTGGAGGAGAAGCGGCAGAAGCGAAAagaacagcagcagcagcaactgcaagcccagcagcagcagcaacagcaacctcAACCTTCCGGACCGTCTGGCCCGAGCTTGAGGCCGTGCGCTCCACCCAGTGTTGGGGTTGTACCGCCGTCACGGCCGGTTGGAACGGTCACTCCTAGCTTGCGCAGTCACTCGCCGAGCATGGGTCCACTTGGAACTATACCTTCAATAGGCATTCCCCATAACAGGATGCAGTTTCCACAGCAGCAGCCAgcgcaacaacagcagcaggtGCAGGTCCAAGCCCAAACCAAAGTCCAGGCTCAAGCTCAGGCCCAGGCTCAAGCCCAGGCTCAGGCTCAAGTTCAACAACAaatgcagcagcaacaacaacatcagcagcagcagcagcagcagcagcaaggaATTTTAGTCGGTCCACCGGGCCCTAGTCCGAACGGACAGTCGACTTCCACCCCCAACGTCGTTCCAAATCCTGGTCTCAGTCCTTTCGGGCAGCCGCAAATGCCGCAGGCAAATTTAACAACCACCACCACATCCGCAACAACTAGTCAATTTCCAACTTCGAACGGCACTTCCGGTTTACCTAACAGTTCTCCTGTACAGAATCAACATCAGTTCCCCGACCTTATGAAAGTTAGATTGGCGCAAGCGCAAGTAGCGATCGCGCATCAACACCAGCAGCAACAGAGTCAGTCGCAGCCACAGCAACCGTCGAGCACCTCGAATCAAAGCGCGACGACTACGTCGTTGCCGCAAGCCCCGTCGCCATTCAACAGTATGCAACAAAACAGCCAGCAGAATCAGCAGTTTAACAATAGTCGACCTCTGTCGGTTTCAACGCCCAACGACAACGGCATCAGCACGTCGACTCCTCAAACGATCCCACCTCCCGCATCCAGCGGGCCTAGTCCTGGTCCAGCGACTACAACGAACGGACCTCAGTCTACCACTTCCACGCCTAACACGCCATTAGTTCCTTCATTGATGACACCCAATCAGACAGTATCTTCCGCCAATCAAACACCCCCTCATCCTGGCACCACACCGTCCCCGGCCGGTCTAGCGAGCCTCGGCAAAGGGATGACGTCCCAGGAGAGGGCCGCGCTCAACGCGCCACGAacctcgtcgatgtcttcgcaAATGGCCGCCATCACGGCCGCCCTGGATCGTGACAATTCTCCTAGTCCGCCGATGAATAACAATAAAGGGAAGCTGGATTCGATTAAGGAGGAGAGCATGAAGATGGAGATCAAGCAGGAGGACGGCTCCGAGAATCACAGGATGGACGGTGGTAAGAGCGTCAACAGCGACGAATCGATGAAAACGGAAATCAAAACTGAACCGATGGAAGAAGGATCTGGAGAGGGTATCGTGAAGGAGGAGTGCTCGGGTATCAAGGAGGAGCCCGTGACGCCTATGTCCAGCCAGGACACCACGACGCCGGACATTAAACCGTTGGTCCCTGAGCCCATACAGCCGAGCGGAACGTCGACGGACAAGAAACGGCTGTGTCTGTTCAAGCCGGACGAACTTCGCCAGGCGTTGATGCCGACTCTGGAGAAACTCTACCGCCAGGATCCGGAGTCTATACCATTCAGGCAACCCGTCGATCCGCAGGCCCTCGGGATTCCCGACTACTTCGAAATCGTTAAGAAACCGATGGATCTGTCGACAATCAAAAGGAAATTGGACACAGGGCAATACAGTGATCCATGGGAGTACGTCGATGACGTGTGGATCATGTTCGACAACGCGTGGCTTTACAATCGTAAAACATCTCGGGTTTACAGATACTGCACCAAG CTCTCGGAGGTTTTTGAGCAAGAGATAGATCCTGTGATGCAGGCTCTCGGTTACTGCTGCGGTAGAAAGTACACGTTCAATCCGCAAGTACTGTGTTGCTACGGGAAACAGCTGTGTACGATACCGAGAGACGCGAAGTACTACTCTTATCAGAATAG TTTAAAGGCATATGGTCTTGTTTCCGACAGATACACCTTCTGTCAGAAATGTTTCAACGACATTCCTGGTGACACTGTGACGTTGGGAGATGATCCAACGCAACCTCAGAC TGCCATTAAAAAGGAACAGTTCCAGTTAATGAAGAACGATCATTTGGAATTGGAGCTTTTTGTTGTATGTACAGATTGCGGTAGAAAAGTGCATCAAATTTGCGTGCTTCACATGGAATCGATTTGGCCGTTAGG ATTTACTTGTGATAATTGTTTAAAGAAGAAGGGCCAGAAACGTAAGGAGAACAAGTTTAACGCGAAACGTTTAACGGTGACTAAATTGGGAACTTATATAGAAACACGAGTGAACAActtcttgaaaaaaaaggaAGCCGGTGCTGGCGAAGTCGCGATCAGAGTCGTAGCATCCAGTGATAAAGTCGTCGAGGTTAAACCCGGGATGAGAAGCAGGTTCGTCGAGAACGGCGACATGTCCGGGGAATTTCCGTACAGGGCGAAGGCGTTGTTTGCATTTGAAGAGGTTGATGGCACGGACGTGTGTTTTTTCGGCATGCACGTGCAGGAGTATGGCAGCGAGTGTACGCCACCTAACACCAGAAGGGTCTACATAGCGTACTTGGACTCTGTACACTTTTTCCGGCCTAAACAATTCCGAACAGCAGTGTATCACGAGATACTTCTTGGATACTTGGATTACGCGAAACAACTTGG GTACACAATGGCTCACATCTGGGCCTGTCCACCTTCCGAAGGAGACGACTACATCTTTCACTGCCACCCCCAAGAACAAAAGATTCCAAAGCCTAAGAGATTACAGGAATGGTACAAGAAAATGTTGGACAAAGGCATGGTCGAGAGGATCGTGCTCGATTACAAA gatattctaaaacaagcAATGGAAGACAAACTGTCGTCGGCCGCCGATTTACCATATTTCGAGGGCGATTTCTGGCCGAATGTTTTGGAAGAGAGTATTAAAGAATTAGAccaagaagaggaagagaaacGCAAACAGGCTGAAGCTGCGGAAGCTGCCGCCGCCAATGCG ATTTTCTCCTTGTCGGAAGATTCGGAAACAGGTCCGGATGGCAAGAAGAAGGGGCAGAAGAAGGCcaaaaaatcaaacaaatccAAAGCGAATCAAAGGAAGAATAGTAAAAAGTCTAATACTCCTCAGACTGGGAACGACCTGTCTGCGAAAATTTTTGCGACCATGGAGAAGCACAAGGAAGTATTCTTCGTCATCAGGTTGCATAGTGCTCAAAGTGCAGCCAGTTTAGCA CCGATTCAGGATCCTGACCCCGTTATTAACTGCGACCTTATGGATGGTCGCGATGCTTTCCTTACGATGGCTAGAGAAAGACATTACGAGTTCTCTTCTCTAAGGCGTGCGAAATTCAGCTCCATGTCCATGTTGTACGAATTACACAACCAAGGCCAAGACAAATTTGTTTATACTTGTAATAACTGTAAGAGTCATGTAGAAACGAGATATCACTGTACAGTTTGTGAT GACTTTGACCTATGTATAAGCTGTAAAGAGAAAGATGGTCATCCTCATCATATGGAGAAACTTGGTTTAGATCTGGATGATGGTTCATCGCCGGCCGATGCCAAACAAGCAAATCCACAG GAGGCGCGTAAACTTTCGATACAGAGATGTATTCAATCGTTGGTGCACGCGTGCCAGTGCAGAGATGCTAACTGTCGTCTATCCAGCTGCCAGAAGATGAAGCGAGTAGTAACGCATACAAAGATTTGCAAGCGAAAGACGAATGGAGGCTGTCCAATATGTAAACAATTGATAGCGCTATGCTGTTACCATGCTAAACACTGCCAGGAGACTAAGTGTCTTGTCCCATTCTGTTCGAACATCAAACACAAGCTGAAGCAACAGCAACTTCAGCAACGGTTACAACAAGCGCAATTGTTAAG GAGAAGAATGGCTGTGATGAACACGAGACCGACGGGTGCTGTAGGAGCGATACAATCTGGGCAACAAACTTCCAACGTCACTATGACGACCGGTGTTGCCATGAAACCAGGGACTAGCCCTACCAATCTACCCTCGCCGCATCAACCTGGGATAGGGTTGAAGCCTGGCACGCAAACGCCGCCTGCTCATGTCCTCCAGGTGGTTAAGCAAGTACAAGAGGAAGCCGCAAGACAGCAGGCGCCGCACGTGGGCTATGGCAAAGTGACGCCGGGCGGCGGTGTCGGTGTCGGTGTTGGCGTAGGAGGACAAACTGGCGGCGTGATGCCTCCGCCTCAAATGCAGCGGCCGATGCCCGTCCAAATGCCGAATCCCGGTGGTACTCATCTCATTCCAATGGATCAGTGGACGCCAAG GTATCAACCTGCGGTGATGCAGCAGAATCCTGGTCTGAGGCAGCAGACGCCGCAACAGCTGatgcagcaacaacagcagcacccAGGGCAGCAGGTGATGGCGATGGGTGGACAGATGCCGAGGCAGCCAGGAGTAATCGGTGGCCCGGTCAGTCAAGTCGGACCGCAGACTCAAAGTAACATGCACAAGCACGTATTGCAGCAACTCATGCAGACTCTCAAGAATCCCCATACTCCTGAGCAGCAGAACCAAATACTCCAAATACTCAAAAGCAATCCACCGATAATGGCCGCATTCATCAAGCAACGG gcGCTTGCCCTTCAGCAACAAAGTGGTCAGTACGGCGGAGGAGTCGGCGGCCCTTTGGGTCCTAATCAGCCGCAACAACAACCTGGTTTGCAGCATATGATGtctcagcagcaacagcaacaacaggctcaacaacagcagcagcagcaccaacagcagcagcagcaggctcaacagcagcagcagcaacagcagcaggctcaacagcagcagcagcagcaacagcaccaacagcagcagcaaggCAGAATGCAGATACAAGCGATGCTGaatcaacaacaacagcagcaggctcaacagcagcaacaacaacagcagcaacctGTTCAGCAACAGCCGCAGTGGTACAAGCAACAAATGCTGGTGATGCAGAGACAACAGCAGgctcaacagcagcagcagcagcagcagcagcaacaacaacaacagcagcagcagcagcagcaaccgtTCACGCAACCACCAGCACCACCTTACGGTCAACAGCGACCAATCAGGCCGTCCCTTCTCGGTAAGAATCATTTGATTCTCGACAACAAAACGAGATTCGTCGAGCCGCATGGTGGTTCGTGGTCTAACGTCTGCCACGATTCCGCGTATTCTTCCTCAGGTTACGGTGGCTTTAGCGAACAAGGCTACGGTCAACCCGGTTTAAAACCAACTCCACCCCCGGTACCTTCTCCGCAAGGTGTGATGGGACCTCCAGGGATCTCTGTACAGCAACAACTCATGCAGTCCGTTCGATCTCCGCCACCCATACGATCTCCTCAACCGAATCCTTCCCCGCGACCAGTTCCATCCCCGCGCAATCAACCAGTTCCTTCGCCCCGGTCGGGCCCGGTACCGTCGCCCCATCATCACCCGCCTCACGGCACGCCGACCCACTCGCCGGCTCACGAGCTCGGAGGGCCAAGCGAGATGATGCTGTCGCAGCTGAGCGGCGGTACCGGCGCGCCGACGGGCCACCCGGGCGCCATGCCCCATCATCCGTCTCCGGCGCCACCGCCCACCAGCGGCACGGACTCCAGTGAAGTGACGCCCATGACGCCGCAAGACCAACTCTCCAAGTTTGTCGAAGGATTGTAG